Proteins encoded by one window of Cannabis sativa cultivar Pink pepper isolate KNU-18-1 chromosome 4, ASM2916894v1, whole genome shotgun sequence:
- the LOC115714709 gene encoding auxin-responsive protein SAUR50, translating into MAMKKLPQRAVMIKQIIKRCSSFGKKNNINIIDEEEEEEVLGFYNNNNNKNNNDGDDIPNDVPKGHFAVYVGENRRRYIIPIWWLTQPEFQTLLQRAEEEFGFNHHMGLTIPCEELTFQNLISIIMIRSSSSSS; encoded by the coding sequence atggcTATGAAGAAGCTACCTCAAAGGGCTGTGATGATCAAGCAAATCATAAAAAGGTGTTCAAGTTTTGGGAAgaagaataatattaatattattgatgaagaagaagaagaggaagtgttagggttttataataataataataataagaataataatgatGGTGATGATATTCCAAATGATGTTCCAAAAGGGCATTTTGCTGTTTATGTTGgtgaaaatagaagaagatataTCATACCAATTTGGTGGTTAACTCAACCTGAGTTTCAAACCCTACTTCAAAGAGCTGAAGAAGAGTTTGGATTTAACCATCATATGGGTTTAACTATTCCTTGTGAAGAACTCacttttcaaaatctaatttccATTATCATGATCagatcatcttcttcatcatcttaa
- the LOC115715214 gene encoding transcription initiation factor TFIID subunit 14b codes for MSRKVGEAQPDDGDSVPVLQPIRIPKPAEDNDKKIASKRLKDVEICVPIVYGTIAFYLGRKASESQSHKWTVYVRGATNEDLGVVLKRVVFQLHPSFNNPTRVVESAPFELTECGWGEFEIAISLFFHSEICDKQLDLYHHLKLYPEDESGPQSTKKPVVMESYNEIVFPDPSEEFFARVQNHPAVLVPRLPAGLTLPNPVQIENTEREKGYTKDHPLNQWFLNFSEADELLKLAAARQQVQDHIMKLKRQLSSMDGLPQLSKPPSGFE; via the exons ATGTCTCGAAAAGTAGGTGAAGCTCAACCTGACGATGGCGACTCTGTCCCAGTATTGCAGCCTATCAGAATTCCCAAACCTGCTGAAGATAACGACAAGAAG ATTGCAAGCAAGAGACTTAAGGATGTTGAAATTTGTGTCCCAATTGTATATGGAACAATTGCATTCTATCTGGGTCGAAAGGCTAGTGA GTCTCAATCTCATAAGTGGACAGTTTATGTTCGTGGGGCCACAAATGAGGATCTTGGGGTGGtgttaaagagagttgtatttcaATTGCATCCCAGTTTCAATAATCCTACAAGAGTTGTTGAATCGGCCCCATTTGAGTTAACAGAGTGTGGTTGGGGTGAATTTGAAATTGCTATCAGTCTATTTTTCCACAGTGAAATATGTGATAAACAATTGGATTT GTATCATCATTTGAAGTTATATCCTGAAGATGAATCTGGTCCCCAGTCGACTAAGAAACCTGTTGTTATGGAATCATACAATGAGATTGTTTTTCCTGATCCATCAGAGGAATTTTTCGCTCGTGTGCAGAATCACCCTGCTGTTCTTGTGCCCCGTTTACCAGCTGGACTTACTTTACCTAATCCTG TACAAATTGAAAATACCGAAAGGGAAAAAGGATATACCAAGGATCATCCCCTTAATCAGTGGTTCTTGAATTTCTCTGAGGCTGATGAACTCTTAAAACTTGCAGCTGCTCGGCAACAG GTGCAAGATCACATTATGAAGCTGAAAAGACAGTTGAGCTCAATGGATGGATTACCTCAGCTGTCAAAACCACCCTCTGGATTCGAATGA
- the LOC115713058 gene encoding uncharacterized protein LOC115713058 — protein sequence MATGEHAESSKLKAQLCETPEIRKQEMEEQESQVDLLQSKFMEVKAYMKESEEESMKELDVLWHRVKTTTTLLTYLKYKARLMAVPHLARTYCGIEQLEGVGLVDKNGTPLSDWSKDIDASSFDSLDDETCTEIGQFHGSLDVQDEAYISDTVKSVKMVAKVMEHLVERVLLAESETAIEKEKVNSGQEEIMRKSVQIEKMSLKLEEMEMFALGTNSILNEMRQSIDDLVEETTRQRQRASENEQELSRVKREFESLKSYVSTLTTVRETLLSSEKQFQTIEKLFERLVVKTTQLEGEKMQKEVEVQKLMEENDKLTTLLDKKEAQLLAMNEQCKVMALSASNI from the exons ATGGCAACTGGGGAACATGCTGAATCATCGAAGTTAAAGGCTCAGCTATGCGAAACACCTGAAATTCGGAAGCAGGAAATGGAAGAACAAGAATCCCAAGTGGATTTGCTGCAGTCGAAATTCATGGAGGTGAAAGCATACATGAAAGAGTCTGAAGAAGAGTCAATGAAAGAGTTGGATGTTCTTTGGCATAGAGTTAAAACAACGACGACATTGTTAACTTACTTGAAATATAAAGCAAGGCTTATGGCTGTTCCCCATTTAGCCCGAACCTATTGTGGTATTGAACAATTAGAAGGGGTAGGACTAGTTGATAAAAATGGTACACCTTTGTCAGATTGGTCTAAAGACATTGATGCTTCTTCGTTCGATAGTTTAGATGATGAGACTTGTACCGAAATAGGTCAGTTTCACGGTTCTCTGGATGTCCAAGATGAAGCTTATATTAGCGACACGGTTAAATCAGTGAAGATGGTCGCAAAGGTGATGGAACACCTCGTTGAGAGAGTGTTATTGGCGGAATCTGAAACTGCAATTGAGAAGGAAAAGGTAAACTCGGGTCAGGAAGAAATCATGAGAAAGTCTGTTCAAATTGAAAAAATGTCATTGAAGTTAGAGGAGATGGAAATGTTTGCTCTTGGTACAAATAGTATTCTAAATGAAATGAGGCAGAGTATAGATGATTTGGTTGAAGAAACCACTAGACAGAGGCAACGAGCTTCAGAAAACGAACAGGAACTTAGTCGTGTGAAGCGAGAATTCGAATCTCTAAAATCATATGTTAGCACTCTCACTACTGTAAGAGAAACACTCCTTTCATCAGAGAAGCAGTTTCAAACAATTGAGAAGCTATTTGAACG ATTAGTGGTGAAAACAACACAGTTAGAGGGTGAGAAAATGCAGAAAGAGGTAGAAGTTCAGAAGCTTATGGAAGAGAATGATAAACTAACAACTCTTCTTGATAAGAAAGAGGCCCAACTTCTGGCAATGAATGAACAGTGTAAGGTGATGGCCTTGAGCGCTTCGAACATCTAA
- the LOC115714226 gene encoding reactive Intermediate Deaminase A, chloroplastic produces the protein MAWSAARAFNVQAVEMGSSLCPRSPLAAAGLGCVSLAGSTLWRSSSINRSMPFACMSIATDATRIKEAVKTDKAPAALGPYSQAIKANNFLYVSGVLGLIPETGKFVSDNVEDQTEQVMKNMGEILKAGGVSYGSVVKTTIMLADLNDFKKVNEIYAKYFPSPAPARSTYQVAALPLNAKIEIECIAAL, from the coding sequence ATGGCGTGGTCTGCGGCGAGAGCATTCAATGTTCAGGCGGTGGAAATGGGCAGCTCACTGTGCCCTCGGTCTCCCTTAGCTGCAGCCGGATTGGGTTGCGTCTCTCTTGCCGGCTCTACTCTATGGCGATCGTCTTCAATCAATCGCTCTATGCCTTTTGCTTGCATGAGCATTGCCACTGATGCTACCCGTATTAAAGAAGCTGTTAAAACAGACAAGGCTCCTGCTGCATTGGGACCCTATTCCCAGGCTATCAAAGCAAATAACTTTCTCTATGTTTCTGGTGTTTTGGGTCTTATTCCTGAGACTGGAAAGTTTGTATCAGATAACGTTGAAGATCAAACCGAGCAGGTTATGAAAAACATGGGAGAAATTCTGAAAGCGGGTGGTGTCAGCTATGGTTCTGTGGTCAAAACAACGATTATGTTGGCTGACTTAAATGACTTCAAGAAAGTAAATGAGATCTATGCTAAATATTTTCCTTCACCTGCACCGGCTCGTTCAACATATCAAGTAGCAGCATTGCCTTTAAACGCCAAGATTGAAATTGAGTGCATTGCAGCGCTGTAG
- the LOC115715224 gene encoding glucosidase 2 subunit beta — protein sequence METTFVSLLLLATIHSSLSSLLGVHPLDENYFASQVIKCKDGSKSFNRDRLNDNYCDCVDGTDEPGTSACPKSKFYCRNLGSTPQFIFSSRVNDRICDCCDGSDENDGGIRCPNSCIMGGNIEYKSDNGVSFSNNDEELSTVSNLGQTKKGGMNLDDLIEKLKGLKMLIILQLVLIGFLVILRMSRKRAAVSKRRRR from the exons ATGGAGACCACTTTCGTTTCTCTTCTACTCCTCGCCACCATCCACTCTTCTCTATCATCACTCCTTGGAGTTCATCCTCTAG ATGAGAACTACTTTGCTTCTCAAGTAATCAAATGCAAGGACGGTTCAAAATCGTTTAATCGAGATCGTCTCAACGATAATTATTGTGATTGTGTCGATGGGACTGATGAGCCTG GAACTTCAGCTTGTCCTAAAAGCAAATTTTATTGTAGAAACTTAGGAAGCACAccacaatttatattttcttctcGTGTAAATGATCGTATTTGTG ATTGTTGTGATGGAAGTGATGAGAATGATGGCGGTATCCGTTGTCCAAACTCATGCATCATGGGTGGAAACATAGAATATAAAAGTGACAATGGTGTCTCGTTTAGCAACAATGATGAAGAACTCTCAACTGTCAGTAATCTTGGCCAGACCAAAAAGGGAGGGATGAATTTGGATGACTTGATTGAGAAACTTAAAG GTTTGAAGATGCTGATAATTCTTCAGTTAGTCCTCATCGGCTTCCTGGTGATCCTCAGGATGTCCAGAAAGCGCGCAGCAGTCTCTAAAAGAAGACGGCGATAA